A single genomic interval of Eurosta solidaginis isolate ZX-2024a chromosome 3, ASM4086904v1, whole genome shotgun sequence harbors:
- the LOC137243614 gene encoding putative uncharacterized protein DDB_G0283431 isoform X6, whose translation MDLYCYQPTPPASLMDYPVGLPHQLQNSNGGGGNNGLNNGGAGINNTNIYFNNIYTNGNNTNNNNNNNINGTNNNNNNNSNNHYNHHSNSDSSSVTTTTTTATNFGDCIGLERGFDFYNDRGTFLLNEKK comes from the coding sequence atggatTTGTACTGTTATCAACCAACTCCACCCGCCTCACTTATGGATTATCCCGTTGGCTTGCCGCATCAATTGCAAAATAGCAATGGCGGCGGCGGCAACAATGGTCTCAACAATGGCGGTGCCggcatcaataatacaaacaTCTATTTCAATAATATTTATACGAAtggcaacaacaccaacaacaacaataataataatataaacggcaccaacaataataataataacaatagcaACAATCACTATAATCATCATAGCAATAGTGATAGCTCATCGGTTAcgaccacaacaacaacagcaacgaatTTCGGTGATTGTATTGGTTTGGAGCGTGGATTCGATTTTTACAACGATAGAG
- the LOC137243614 gene encoding putative uncharacterized protein DDB_G0283431 isoform X5 — protein sequence MDLYCYQPTPPASLMDYPVGLPHQLQNSNGGGGNNGLNNGGAGINNTNIYFNNIYTNGNNTNNNNNNNINGTNNNNNNNSNNHYNHHSNSDSSSVTTTTTTATNFGDCIGLERGFDFYNDRGMFLQGSNKFST from the coding sequence atggatTTGTACTGTTATCAACCAACTCCACCCGCCTCACTTATGGATTATCCCGTTGGCTTGCCGCATCAATTGCAAAATAGCAATGGCGGCGGCGGCAACAATGGTCTCAACAATGGCGGTGCCggcatcaataatacaaacaTCTATTTCAATAATATTTATACGAAtggcaacaacaccaacaacaacaataataataatataaacggcaccaacaataataataataacaatagcaACAATCACTATAATCATCATAGCAATAGTGATAGCTCATCGGTTAcgaccacaacaacaacagcaacgaatTTCGGTGATTGTATTGGTTTGGAGCGTGGATTCGATTTTTACAACGATAGAG